Below is a window of Lacibacter sp. H407 DNA.
ACGTATTACGCCATTGGTAGGTACACAAAATAATAACAACCTGGATATGATCCATTTTATTCCGATCGATGAGGATCAGGTGTTCCCAAGATTCAGACCAAGTGGTGAAATGATCTATTTCTAAAAAACAATATCCGATCGACCGGAACAACAAAAAAATAAATTATCAGAAATGAAGTGTAGGTATAAAAGTTTGCTGCTGTTTTCGTTCAGCTTTCTGTTGCTGATATTTACAGGATGTAATAAGTTAAACGATGACCGTAATGCAATTGCAGACGAATCATTAAAGCTGAATTTGTTTGAGATGATCAGCGCCAATGCGCAATTGAGCACATTTGCCGGCTTTCTGAAACAAACAGGTTATGATAAAGTGATCAGTTCATCAAAGAACTATACAGTGTTTGCTCCGGTAAACAGTGCCCTTGCCAACCTCAGTGCCGGTGTAACCGGCGATCCTGTAAAATTGAAACAGTTTGTTGGCAATCATATTGCGAATCAGCTTTTCAGCACACGTGAAGTTGTAACCAGCACACGCATTGCTATGCTCAATGGTAAGTACAACAACATGCTGCGCAATACAATTGAAACGGCAACCATTGGTACAACTGATAAATATGCTGCCAATGGATTGTTACAGGTAATTGATCAGTTTTTACCTGCGCTGGATAACAGCTGGGAATTTTTAAACAGTGCTGATGCTCCGGCTAAGCAGAAAACATTTATGCTTTCACTTTTTCGTAATGTTTATGATACAAGGAATGCAGTTGTGGTAGGTATTAATCCATTAACAGGTGAATCAATTTATGCAGCAGGTACCGATTCTGTTTTTACCAATCTTTTCTGGAACAGGGTACATGATCTCAAAAAAGAAGATAAGCAATATACATTGTTCATGTTGACAGATGCTGCATGGGATGCAGAAGTAGCAAAGTTTACTCCTTATTTTGTAACAAACACCGCCGATAGCAACACGCTTGTTACGAGTTGGAATGTGGTGAAAGAATTTGCAGTTGATACTGTGTACAACCCTGCTTCAATTCCCGATACAATTGTTTCTGAGTTTGGAACCAAATTGCCAATTGAACGTTCTGCTATTGTAAAGACGATCAAAACAAGTAATGGTATTGTGTACATCATGAACAAGATGAATGTACAACCTGCCAGCAAGTTCAAACCATACCTCATCCAGGCTGAGCAGTATTCATCAACCAGTCACGACAGGAGAGGGAACACCTATTTCAGAGAACGTTTTAGTGTAGTTACTCAAACTGATTTTACAGATGTACTGGTACAGAATCATGGCGTATCACTCTTTAATATCCGGTATAATATTTCCGAGGTGCCGTCCATTAAATACAAAGCTTATTGGGTTGCAGTCAATGATTTTCAAACAGCAACTTTCTCCCAAAAACTGGGTATCGGAACTGCCACATCCACCACATTTAGTTACACACTTATTCCTGTACAAAATTATAATGAAGTGTACCTCGGCGAATTTACCATGGCAAAATATGAGCCGGTGTTTCCGGTTTATTTAACAGCGGCCAACAGTACAGCAGTAGCTGTAAACCCAATAGTGTGCGATTATATCAAACTGGTTCCAAGTTTATAAATGAGAGAAATTTAAAAGATATTCGTAATGACAAAAACTAACTTACATAATTTGCTTCTCACCTTGTTATTCTCGGGTGCAGGTTTATTTCATGAAGCAGCAGCGCAGGTGGTAAATCCTCCGAAAGTTGATTCAACCGCTGTGAAAGCTCCTGTTCAACAGGTGAAAGGTATCATCACTGATGCAGCTACAAAAAAAGGATTGGCTGGTGTAAAGCTTTCGGTGAAAGATTTTTCTGCAACCATCACCGATGATCAGGGAGGTTTTACATTAAATGTTCCTTCGTTTGATATTGATGTAATGATCGTTGCTGAAGGACATGAAACCAAACAGGTTTCATTGAAAGGGAACACAACTCTGAATGTTTCAATGCTGAGTGAATCGGCTGTTTCTTTCCAGGAAGAAGTGATCCTTCCGTTTGGCGTAGTGAAGAAACGAAATACAACTGCTGCGGTAGTTAGTTATGATGCCAACAGTGAATGGCATCGTCCGTTTGAAACACCGGATGCGGCTTTACAGGGAAAGATCAGTGGTTTGAATGTGATCAGAAGATCAGGCACACCTGCAGTAGGCGCCAATATGTTTTTGAGAGGTTATAATTCGCTGTATGGTACAAATGCACCTTTGCTTGTACTCGATGGAATTATCTACGATGCCAATGATTATGGTACCAGCATCATCGCCAACAATTTTACGAATCCGCTTGCACTCATTAGTGTGCAGGATATCGATAACTATACTGTATTAAAAGATGCATCGTCGATTTATGGAACCAAAGGTGCCAATGGAGCCATCATCATTTCTACAACAAGAGTAAAAGACCAGGCTACACGTATCGACTTTGGTATGTATTCAAGCTTTAATGAAGCACCACCCTCGATGCCGGTAATGGATGCGTATCAATACCGCATTTATCTGAATGAAATGTTGCAAAGCAAAGGAATGTCATCGAATGACATTGCAGCATTGCCTTATATGAATGATGATACGGCTTCAAACCCTGATTATTTCAGGTATCACAACAATACCAACTGGCAACGGAATATTTTCCGCAACAGTGTGAATCAGAATTACTACCTCAAAGTAACCGGTGGCGATAATATTGCAACCTATGCGTTGAGTGTTGGATATACAAAAAATGAAGGGGTTATCCGTAATACAGATATGAGTCGTTATAACACACGGTTCAATGCACATTTTAATTTTTCGAAGAAGCTTACCGGTGTTGCAAATCTTGCATTTACCTACAACGAAACCAATTTAAAATACCAGGGTGTGGTTGACAAAACAGCTCCGGTATACTTAGCACTTACAAAATCGCCTTTTCTTGCACCGAACGAAGTGAATGAGAAAGGTATTCTTTCGCCCAACTTTGAGGATACTGATATATTGGGTCTCAGTAACCCGTCTGTGCTGATCAATACCATGCAGGCGTATAACAGGTATTACCGCTTTTTCGGTTCATACACCTTTAATTATAATATCAGCAAATCGTTTTCTGCATCCAGTTTGTTTGGTGTAGTGTACGATAAAGTGCGTGAAAATATTTTTGTACCACGTAAAGGTGTGGCAAATGATACTACCAGCAATGCAATTATCGACAGCCGGCTCGGATCGCAGGTAAAACGTTTGTTCTCCATTTATTCTGATACAAAACTGGAGTACAAAAAAACATTTTCGCAGAATCATAACGTAGCATCACGTCTTGGGTTACGCTATCAGAAAAATGATGTGGAGCAGGATTTTACACTCGGGTATAACTCTGCAACCGATGAATTGATCAGTGTGCAAAATGGTGTGCCTGCACTTCGCCAGGTGGGCGGTGGCATCCAGGAATGGAACTGGATGAATACTTACTTCAATGCAGATTATGATTTCAAAGAAAAATTATTCTTCTCATTCAATGCAGCATTAGATGGATCATCACGTTTTGGAAGCCAGGCAAAAGATGGGATCACGATCGGTGGTGCACGTTTTGCAGTAATGCCTTCTATTGGAGCTGCTTGGATCATCTCTTCTGAAAATTTCATGAATAATTCCAAGCTGGATCTGTTAAAGATCCGTGCGAATTACAGCATTACAGGCAATGATGATATTGGAAATTATACGCATCGTCAAACCTATTCATCTCAAAATTTATTGGGTATGCAGGGGTTGGTGCGCAGCGGTATTCCTAATCCTGCCATTCAATGGGAAACCAACCGGAAGTTTAATGTAGGTGTGGATATGGCATTCTGGAACGAGCGTGTGAACCTGAGTGTGGATGCTTACAAAAATAAAACGGTGAATATGCTCGTGTATCAATCTGTGCCGTCTGCAACAGGATTTGATAATGTGCTCACCAATGGTGGCAGTATGCAAAATGCCGGCATTGAGGCAAACCTGAATGTGCGTGTGCTCAACTATCGCAAATTGAAATGGGATGTAGGTGTAATGATCGCTTCAAACGATAATAAAGTACTGGCTGTACCAGATGGAAGAATTACCACAAATTATTCGGGTGCAAATATTGTTACAAAGGTTGGAAGCCCTGCAACATTATTTTATGGCTATGTTGCAAAAGGTGTTTTCAGTACTGCTGCTGAAGCAGCCGGTTCCGGTTTAAAAAAGAAAAATTTCGATGGCAGCTACAGCAACTTTAAAGCAGGTGATGTACGCTTCCATGATACAAATAATGACAACATCATTGATGAGCAGGATATGGGCATCATTGGTATTCCAACACCGGAGTTTTTTGGAAGTGTGAATACACATTTGGAGTATGGACGTTTTGCATTGGACGCATTGTTTACATTCTCACAAGGCAATGATGTGTTCAATTTCCTGCGTTACAAACTGGAATCTGCCAGCACAGTTGAAAATCAGTTGAACAGTGTGGTGAACAGATGGAGAGCAGAAGGGCAACAAACAACCATGCCCAAAGCAACGTTTGGCGACCCGATGGGGAACAACCGTTTCAGCTCACGTTGGATCGAAGATGGTTCGTACTTCCGTTTGCGCAGTGCATCGCTCAGTTATACTATTCCATTTAAAGAAAGTTTTTTGAAGAATGCTTCGGTATATGTGAGCGGTACCAACCTGTTTACACTCACGAAGTACACAGGCTACGATCCTGAATTCAGTGCAACTCCTTCATTGTTTTCACAAGGAATTGATACAGGGCTCGACCCCATCTACCGGACCATTACGCTGGGAGCAAGAATTGGATTGTAATCAAAAACGAACTGTTAACTAATTATAAGAATCTTAAACAGAACTTCAGTTATGAAGAAAATAATGATCATCAGAACTCTTTCATTTGCGCTGTTGCTGATCAGTTTAGCGGGATGTAAGAAAGTGTTTGATATTGCTCCGCAGGATCAGTTGGATGAAACAAACGCTTATCAAAACGTGTATGATGCAGACGCTGCCATAATTGGTATTTATGGAAAGTTCATGGGTCTTGCTGATCGGTATGTAGTATTGAACGAGTTGCGTGGCGACCTGTTGGATGTAACGGCAAATGCAGATGAAAATCTTCGCCAGCTCAGTACACATACTGTTACAGAAGCAAACCCTTATGCTAGTCCCAAACCATTCTATGAATTGATCCTCAATTGCAACGATGTATTGGAGAACTTTCAAAAAATGGTGGCTGAGAATAAAATGAATATTGATCAGTTCAATCAACGTTATTCCGATATTGGTGCGTTACGTTCATTTCTTTATTTGCAGTTAGGTATTCACTTTGGCGAAGTGCCCTATGTAACCAGCTCGTTGAAAAGTGTAGATGATGTAAAGAATGCCGGTAATTTTCCACGTGTTTCGTTCAATGTATTGTTAGATAGTTTGATCAATTTTACCGAAGCCTTACCATTTAAAGATCCATATCCAACGGGAACAAATTTGAATATTTCGGTTGATGGATATCCGACAGAGAAGTTTTATGTAAACAAGAAAATTATTTTAGCTGACTTGTATTTGTGGGCTAAAAATTACCAGAAAGCTGCAGATTACTATCGGCAGGTAATGGAAACAGCCACTTCCACAGCTATTGGTGAAAATTATTATTCGCAATACAGGGTTGGCTGGTCAGGAAATGCAAATCATTACGTTACCTATACAAGAGTTGGAGATGCATCTACACTTGCTTATAATGATGGATGGCGTATCATTTTCGAAACTCCATTCAACTCAGAAAATGTTCGAAGAGAGTGGGTGTGGGCAATGCCATTTGATAGTAAGTTTAAACCTGATAATTCACTCATTAAGTTGTTCTCACCGATCGGCGGCGACTACCTGGTTCGTCCTTCACAGGAAGTGATGGATCTATGGGATGGTGAAACGCAGCGTCCGAATGATCGTGGTCTGGGGATCCCTTATGACGCAAGAAAGTTGTTAAGTACAATGGAGATTGGTGGAAAGCCTGTTGCAATGAAATATTTGTATAACTACATTAATTGGCAAACAAGAACCGCAACCAATCCATTAGTAAGAAACGGGAAATGGTTTTTATACCGCCAAACGCACATGCATTTTCGTTATGCAGAAGCTGCAAACCGACTTGGGAAGCATCGAATTGCATGGGCTTTATTGAGTGGAGGCTTTGCTGCCGCTTATCCTGCACCAGGTAGCGATGTGAGTAATTATCACGGCACTCTAAACGAACCTTATCCATTCAATTTTGATGCACGTAACAGCGGTAATTCCGGCGTTCCATATTTCCGTGCAGATTGGTACAGGCATATTGGTATTCGGGCGAGAGCTAACTTGGTTGATCTGGCTATTCCTTCTGATAGTCTGAACACAATAGAAGCCGGCATTATAAAAGAAACAGCATTGGAAAATGCATTTGAAGGAACAAGATGGGCCGATCTGTTACGGGTTACGCTGCGTAGAAACGATCCGTCGTTTATTGCAAACAAAGTATATGATAAGTTAATTAAATCAGGCATTTCCTCAGGTTCAGCCGCTGCTGCAAGAGCTAAGCTGATGACTGGCAATTACTATCTGCCGTTCAAATGGTAAATTGGTTTTTGGCAAGCAATCAATCAATAGAAAAGGGCAGGAGATAAGCGACCTGTCTTTTTCATTTAAACGATATTTTACGATTCGTTACGAAATCGATTAAGTTGAATACCCGATTCTATTCGGGAAAGACATAATATATTTAGCGTATAAACAAGAAACCAAATTGCCATGCAAAAAATAATGATAGCTGCCGCTCTACTTGCGGTAACTGCTGCCAATGCACAGGTTAAACCCAAACCAAAACAAAACGATGTAACCACGCCACTGCACGCCATGAAAGTGGATTATCCAAGTCCTTATGGTGCACCATCAAAGGAAAATGTAAAGTCAGTTGTTGACAAAGTTTATAATTATCTCAATGCGGTGACACCTGCCGAGATGATGAACAAAAAAACAGGTGCTGCAGTAACGGATGTAAATGCGTTAGATACAAACACCGTGTTAAAGCAAGGCGATTTTCGCTTAACCAGTTATGAGTGGGGAGTTACATACTCTGCATTTCAACGTGCGTTTGAAACAACCGGCGATAAAAAATATGCTGAGTATGTAAAGACAAGATTTGATTTCATGGCGAAGTGGATCCCTGCCATTCAAAATAAATTCCAATGGGAGTACATTCGTAAAAAAGGATTGTTGTCACAGCCGATTAATCCACATGCATTAGATGATGGGGGAGCAGTTTGTGCATCAATGATCAAAGCACAGAACAGTGGGTTGAGTAACAATCTTCGTCCCATCATTGATCATTTGTCGAACTACGTCATCAATAAAGAATATCGTTTGAAAGATGGCACGCTTGCACGTATGCGTCCGCAGGCAAATACATTGTGGTTAGATGATCTGTATATGGGTGTGCCAACTATGGCATTCATGGGTAAATTAACAGGTGATGTGAAATATTATGATGATGCAGTGAACCAGTTGCAGTTATATACCAAACGTATGTTCAATAAAGAAAAAGGCGTGTATATGCATGGCTGGGTAGAAAGCATGGAACATCATCCGGAGTTTCGCTGGGCAAGAGCAAATGGTTGGGCATTGATGACCATGAGTGAAATGCTCGATGCCTTACCTGAGACACATCCCGGCAGAGCATTTGTGTTGCAACAATTCAAAGCACATGTAAATGGTTTGATGCAGTACCAGGATGGCACGGGCTTCTGGCATCAGTTGTTAGATAGAAGTGATTCATATCTTGAAACATCAGCAACAGCCATCTATGCTTATTGCATTACACATGCCATCAACAAAGGATGGATCGATGCAATGACGTATGCACCAACAGCAATACTTGCCTGGAATGCTGTAACAACAAAAGTGAATGCACAGGGACAGGTGGAAGGTACTTGTGTAGGAACAGGTATGGCATTTGATCCTGCGTTTTATTATTTCCGTCCGGTAAACGTGTTTGCTGCACATGGTTACGGCCCGGTGATTTTGGCTGGTGCTGAAATGTATCAATTAGTAAGTCAATTCAAATTTGAGATCAACGACAGCTCATTGCAACTGTCGAAAAAATAATAAATGAAACGTTCTGCTGTTTTAATTGCTGTTGTACTGTTTGGTTTTTCAATAAAAGCCCAACAAACAAGTTATAAGTTCGACTTTGGTACAAAACGTACACAAAAAGGTTATACATCAATTACGGCTGATTGTAAGTATGATGAGAAGAGAGGATATGGATTTACAAATGGTTCAACAGTTACCGCTGTTGAACGTAGCGGCAATCCATTAACCGGCGACTATATTACTTCCGACAAACCATTTTATTTTTCTATAAAACTACCTGAAGGAAATTATGATGTAAAGTTGGTCTTAGGTGATGCAAAAGGAAGTTCTGCTACAACGGTAAGAACAGAGTGCAGACGTTTAATGCTGGAAAACATCAGAACAACAAACGGAAAGTTTGCAACTGAAACATTTACTGTATATGTCAAAGACAGTATGATCCGTGATGCTTCGGGAAAGGTTATTAGCCAGGTTCGTTTAAAGCCGAGAGAATCGGAATACCTCCATTGGGATAATTTACTCACCATAGAGTTTAATGATTCGCTGCCGAAGGTTTGTGTAGTAGAAATTACTCCAAACAAAACTGCAACAACCATCTTCCTGGCTGGTAACTCAACTGTTGTTGATCAAGGCAGAGAACCATGGGCAGCATGGGGACAAATGATTCCACGATTCTTTGCTCCGGGAACAGCATCAGTTGCTAACTATGCAGAGAGTGGTGAAGCATTGAACTCATTCATGAGTGCAAAACGTTTGGAAAAGATATTGAGTGTAATGAAGCCGGGAGACTATTTGTTCATTGAGTTTGGACATAATGATATGAAACAAAAAGGAGAGGGCATCGGGCCTTTTACTTCGTATAAAAAAAGATTGCATCAATACATCAGCGAAGTGCGCAAGAAGGGTGGGATTCCTGTTCTTGTAACTTCCATGCATCGAAGAAGATTTGATTCGACCGGGCGTATTGTAAATACATTGGAAGAGTACCCTGATGCTGTCCGGTTGACAGGTAAAGAAGAAAATGTTGCTGTCGTTGATTTGAATGCATTGAGTAAAGTGTTGTATGAAGCCTGGGGCCCGGAAAAATCCATCAAAGCATTTGTGCATTATCCTGCCAATACGTTTCCCGGACAAACAACCAAGCTGGAAGACAATACGCATTTCAGCACCTATGGTGCATATGAGCTGGCGAAGTGTATTGTAAAAAGCATCAAAGACCAGCATTTACCATTAGCTAAATTGCTGCGTACAGATATTCCTCAATACGATCCTGCAAAGCCATTGGCTTTTGAAAAATTTTATTGGCCGATGAGCTCATTTGTGACGGCTACAAAGCCGGATGGAAATTGATGTGATAGCAAAGCATAAAAAAGGAAAGAGAAACTCTTTCCTTTTTTATTAATACACTTTAAGTATCAACTTATCATTTGAATTACTTTGTTGAAAGTTTTACCTCAGCCGGTTTAAATCCAGCAGCTGTCACTTTTACTTGTACCGTTCCTGCTGTTTGTGTTGAACGTAAAATAGCCATAGCAAACCCTTTGTATAAAACTTTCTTATTGCCGCTGAATAAATCATCACTTGAATGATCGCCATTATCCACCGCAAGTAAAGTTGCTGCGCCATTCACTTCAAATGTAAGTTCACCTGTTGCTGTAGCCACTTTGTTTCCTTTGCTGTCAACAGCGTAAACTTTTACGTATTGCAGATCCATACCATCAGCTTTCCAGTTTGTATTTTCGGTTTCTATTTTTAATGCAACAGCTTTACCGGTTGTTTCCAATTCATGACGGGCAACTTCTTTGCCACCGTTTCTTGCAATAGCAGTGATCTTGCCTGCAGCGAAGGGAATATCTTTCCAGTAAATGGTATTGCGCTTTTTAACGTCTGTACTGTTCTTTTGTACGCCAATCAATTTTCCATTGATCAATAGTTCAACTTCATCGGCATTGGTATAAGTGTAGAGATTATATTTTTGTCCTTCCTGACGATTCCAATGCGATGAAATAACTTTTTGTCCAACGATCTGATCGTTCCACATCTTCATTTCGCCTTCGCTATCAACAATGCCGATATGCACCAAGGGCTCATCTGTAAAAATGCTTTTTGTTAACCATGCTTGTGGAAATGGTTCCATTGAATGATTGAAGAACGAATAGTTCCAACCTTTCCTTGGCCAGCCCTGCGATTCGCCCCAATATTCAATGCCTCCCCAATACGCAAGACCAACCATTTTCTCTCTGTCCATTCCGAAGTAAGGAGCAGCTAACTCATTCGTTACAGCCTCACTTTGATAAACGATCATATCGGGTGCATGTTTCAGGTACTCCTGGTAATCTTCCCATGTATAATTAAAACTGGCGATATCGGTTACGGTTGCTAATTCGGGTGGAACGATATTTTCTTTAACACGAAAATCCGGATCGGCACGAATGATACCTCCTGCACGTGCAGGGTACATGGCAACAGTTGTTTTACGGGTAGGGTCGTAGCGTTTTGCAACTACATCCATAATCTTATACGTAGTAACACCCCAATCAGTTGTTGGCCAGTTCCAGCGTTCTTCCTGGAATTGTAATTCATTGCCGAAGCTCCACATGAT
It encodes the following:
- a CDS encoding RagB/SusD family protein codes for the protein MKKIMIIRTLSFALLLISLAGCKKVFDIAPQDQLDETNAYQNVYDADAAIIGIYGKFMGLADRYVVLNELRGDLLDVTANADENLRQLSTHTVTEANPYASPKPFYELILNCNDVLENFQKMVAENKMNIDQFNQRYSDIGALRSFLYLQLGIHFGEVPYVTSSLKSVDDVKNAGNFPRVSFNVLLDSLINFTEALPFKDPYPTGTNLNISVDGYPTEKFYVNKKIILADLYLWAKNYQKAADYYRQVMETATSTAIGENYYSQYRVGWSGNANHYVTYTRVGDASTLAYNDGWRIIFETPFNSENVRREWVWAMPFDSKFKPDNSLIKLFSPIGGDYLVRPSQEVMDLWDGETQRPNDRGLGIPYDARKLLSTMEIGGKPVAMKYLYNYINWQTRTATNPLVRNGKWFLYRQTHMHFRYAEAANRLGKHRIAWALLSGGFAAAYPAPGSDVSNYHGTLNEPYPFNFDARNSGNSGVPYFRADWYRHIGIRARANLVDLAIPSDSLNTIEAGIIKETALENAFEGTRWADLLRVTLRRNDPSFIANKVYDKLIKSGISSGSAAAARAKLMTGNYYLPFKW
- a CDS encoding glycoside hydrolase family 88/105 protein, which codes for MQKIMIAAALLAVTAANAQVKPKPKQNDVTTPLHAMKVDYPSPYGAPSKENVKSVVDKVYNYLNAVTPAEMMNKKTGAAVTDVNALDTNTVLKQGDFRLTSYEWGVTYSAFQRAFETTGDKKYAEYVKTRFDFMAKWIPAIQNKFQWEYIRKKGLLSQPINPHALDDGGAVCASMIKAQNSGLSNNLRPIIDHLSNYVINKEYRLKDGTLARMRPQANTLWLDDLYMGVPTMAFMGKLTGDVKYYDDAVNQLQLYTKRMFNKEKGVYMHGWVESMEHHPEFRWARANGWALMTMSEMLDALPETHPGRAFVLQQFKAHVNGLMQYQDGTGFWHQLLDRSDSYLETSATAIYAYCITHAINKGWIDAMTYAPTAILAWNAVTTKVNAQGQVEGTCVGTGMAFDPAFYYFRPVNVFAAHGYGPVILAGAEMYQLVSQFKFEINDSSLQLSKK
- a CDS encoding rhamnogalacturonan acetylesterase, which produces MKRSAVLIAVVLFGFSIKAQQTSYKFDFGTKRTQKGYTSITADCKYDEKRGYGFTNGSTVTAVERSGNPLTGDYITSDKPFYFSIKLPEGNYDVKLVLGDAKGSSATTVRTECRRLMLENIRTTNGKFATETFTVYVKDSMIRDASGKVISQVRLKPRESEYLHWDNLLTIEFNDSLPKVCVVEITPNKTATTIFLAGNSTVVDQGREPWAAWGQMIPRFFAPGTASVANYAESGEALNSFMSAKRLEKILSVMKPGDYLFIEFGHNDMKQKGEGIGPFTSYKKRLHQYISEVRKKGGIPVLVTSMHRRRFDSTGRIVNTLEEYPDAVRLTGKEENVAVVDLNALSKVLYEAWGPEKSIKAFVHYPANTFPGQTTKLEDNTHFSTYGAYELAKCIVKSIKDQHLPLAKLLRTDIPQYDPAKPLAFEKFYWPMSSFVTATKPDGN
- a CDS encoding SusC/RagA family TonB-linked outer membrane protein, which produces MTKTNLHNLLLTLLFSGAGLFHEAAAQVVNPPKVDSTAVKAPVQQVKGIITDAATKKGLAGVKLSVKDFSATITDDQGGFTLNVPSFDIDVMIVAEGHETKQVSLKGNTTLNVSMLSESAVSFQEEVILPFGVVKKRNTTAAVVSYDANSEWHRPFETPDAALQGKISGLNVIRRSGTPAVGANMFLRGYNSLYGTNAPLLVLDGIIYDANDYGTSIIANNFTNPLALISVQDIDNYTVLKDASSIYGTKGANGAIIISTTRVKDQATRIDFGMYSSFNEAPPSMPVMDAYQYRIYLNEMLQSKGMSSNDIAALPYMNDDTASNPDYFRYHNNTNWQRNIFRNSVNQNYYLKVTGGDNIATYALSVGYTKNEGVIRNTDMSRYNTRFNAHFNFSKKLTGVANLAFTYNETNLKYQGVVDKTAPVYLALTKSPFLAPNEVNEKGILSPNFEDTDILGLSNPSVLINTMQAYNRYYRFFGSYTFNYNISKSFSASSLFGVVYDKVRENIFVPRKGVANDTTSNAIIDSRLGSQVKRLFSIYSDTKLEYKKTFSQNHNVASRLGLRYQKNDVEQDFTLGYNSATDELISVQNGVPALRQVGGGIQEWNWMNTYFNADYDFKEKLFFSFNAALDGSSRFGSQAKDGITIGGARFAVMPSIGAAWIISSENFMNNSKLDLLKIRANYSITGNDDIGNYTHRQTYSSQNLLGMQGLVRSGIPNPAIQWETNRKFNVGVDMAFWNERVNLSVDAYKNKTVNMLVYQSVPSATGFDNVLTNGGSMQNAGIEANLNVRVLNYRKLKWDVGVMIASNDNKVLAVPDGRITTNYSGANIVTKVGSPATLFYGYVAKGVFSTAAEAAGSGLKKKNFDGSYSNFKAGDVRFHDTNNDNIIDEQDMGIIGIPTPEFFGSVNTHLEYGRFALDALFTFSQGNDVFNFLRYKLESASTVENQLNSVVNRWRAEGQQTTMPKATFGDPMGNNRFSSRWIEDGSYFRLRSASLSYTIPFKESFLKNASVYVSGTNLFTLTKYTGYDPEFSATPSLFSQGIDTGLDPIYRTITLGARIGL
- a CDS encoding fasciclin domain-containing protein is translated as MKCRYKSLLLFSFSFLLLIFTGCNKLNDDRNAIADESLKLNLFEMISANAQLSTFAGFLKQTGYDKVISSSKNYTVFAPVNSALANLSAGVTGDPVKLKQFVGNHIANQLFSTREVVTSTRIAMLNGKYNNMLRNTIETATIGTTDKYAANGLLQVIDQFLPALDNSWEFLNSADAPAKQKTFMLSLFRNVYDTRNAVVVGINPLTGESIYAAGTDSVFTNLFWNRVHDLKKEDKQYTLFMLTDAAWDAEVAKFTPYFVTNTADSNTLVTSWNVVKEFAVDTVYNPASIPDTIVSEFGTKLPIERSAIVKTIKTSNGIVYIMNKMNVQPASKFKPYLIQAEQYSSTSHDRRGNTYFRERFSVVTQTDFTDVLVQNHGVSLFNIRYNISEVPSIKYKAYWVAVNDFQTATFSQKLGIGTATSTTFSYTLIPVQNYNEVYLGEFTMAKYEPVFPVYLTAANSTAVAVNPIVCDYIKLVPSL